Proteins from one Halovivax limisalsi genomic window:
- a CDS encoding S8/S53 family peptidase, which translates to MRISATSIMFSPEQEFGVERMQEEISVESTNLHTHREIGPESEIEVRFTTSVDRKSAQTGFALTPDVRGDIEFEDDDTVVRWTPLRPMTEGEYTLHLEEIQNVEQTGEIDPVQVGFAVSEQHGPELDVPDEHVVLSRTQVAFQMIDEDLEVVKVFDPEAEEGYELGFDGNGDRVDPQELLSEEYEAFSEKYGKIHPVLYEEMQQASEPLAVALWIDVDEEAVDKSEFELAALRDRPDALLAYREQVTEAQEEMAERLDEQFQVTVDREESLETVPVLHFEAEPYVLRELSELDEVGVLFLDESDGIDDLSDSMSVSNADDVVDTHGWRATDIRVGIWESGPDDLSDLNIDEHYDSTRSETSEHARLVTSIVKNDEEGVPDGYGPDSKVYAANKYTRDALEWAVVGKECRAINQSFHRDSEPKNGVLSYDDVLKDYLVLHYPYPFIAQAAGNYWSGDSDGITPPSSEYVNHKGYNSLSVGNHNDGATAMSGSSVFRNPNSPGSYDDRELPEISANGVGVDAVDLSMSGTSFASPAVAGSAALLQNMDNTLLYWPEGIRAILLAGASRNISGRTWQEDLGSDGVDGTGALDIDTARRIALNRRSEDDSPTSRGYDVGSLSSSDFDDRGRSKFEYRVRVPNRPHQTHVKVALAWNSEVTTRSVLGNRVFLSSTLEMDYDLQIYDEHDTLIAWSSSWDNSYEIAEFDAVPGQTYTVKIREWSGSGSSWYGVAWTVH; encoded by the coding sequence GTGAGAATATCAGCAACTAGTATCATGTTCTCTCCGGAACAGGAATTTGGTGTAGAGCGCATGCAAGAAGAAATCAGCGTCGAATCGACCAACCTGCACACGCACAGAGAAATCGGTCCAGAATCGGAGATCGAAGTGCGGTTCACCACTTCTGTCGATCGCAAGTCGGCCCAGACCGGCTTTGCCCTCACCCCGGACGTCCGGGGGGACATCGAGTTCGAGGACGACGACACGGTCGTCCGGTGGACGCCGCTCCGACCAATGACTGAAGGCGAATACACCCTCCACCTCGAAGAGATTCAGAACGTCGAACAGACCGGTGAAATCGACCCCGTTCAGGTCGGGTTCGCCGTCAGCGAACAGCACGGGCCCGAACTCGACGTTCCCGACGAACACGTCGTCCTCTCGCGTACGCAGGTCGCCTTTCAGATGATAGATGAAGACCTGGAGGTCGTCAAGGTTTTCGACCCGGAAGCGGAGGAGGGGTACGAACTCGGCTTCGACGGGAACGGAGACCGAGTCGATCCCCAGGAACTACTTTCCGAGGAGTACGAGGCGTTCTCCGAAAAGTACGGGAAGATCCACCCGGTACTGTACGAGGAGATGCAACAGGCGTCCGAGCCACTCGCTGTCGCCCTCTGGATCGATGTCGACGAGGAGGCGGTCGACAAGAGCGAGTTCGAACTGGCTGCCCTCCGCGACCGACCGGACGCCCTCCTCGCGTACCGCGAACAGGTCACGGAGGCCCAGGAGGAGATGGCCGAGCGACTAGACGAGCAGTTCCAGGTGACGGTGGATCGCGAAGAGTCCCTGGAGACGGTACCGGTACTCCATTTCGAGGCGGAGCCGTACGTCCTCCGCGAACTGTCCGAACTCGACGAAGTCGGGGTTCTGTTCCTCGACGAATCGGACGGAATCGACGACCTCTCCGACTCGATGAGCGTCTCGAATGCCGACGACGTGGTCGACACGCACGGATGGCGGGCGACGGACATCCGGGTTGGAATCTGGGAATCCGGACCGGACGACCTCTCGGACCTCAACATCGATGAGCATTACGACAGTACGCGCTCGGAAACGAGCGAACACGCCCGGCTCGTGACCTCTATCGTCAAAAACGACGAGGAGGGCGTGCCGGACGGGTACGGCCCGGACTCGAAGGTGTACGCCGCTAACAAGTACACCCGCGACGCGCTCGAGTGGGCCGTCGTGGGCAAAGAGTGTCGCGCGATCAATCAGAGCTTCCACCGGGACTCCGAGCCCAAAAACGGCGTCCTATCGTACGACGATGTGTTGAAGGATTATCTGGTCCTGCATTATCCCTACCCCTTCATCGCCCAGGCGGCTGGCAATTACTGGAGCGGTGATTCGGACGGTATCACCCCGCCCTCGAGCGAGTACGTCAACCACAAGGGATACAATAGCCTCAGCGTCGGGAATCACAATGACGGGGCCACCGCGATGTCGGGATCGTCGGTCTTCCGTAATCCCAATTCCCCCGGCTCGTACGACGACCGGGAACTCCCAGAGATCAGCGCGAACGGCGTCGGCGTGGACGCCGTCGATCTCTCCATGAGCGGCACGAGCTTTGCGTCCCCGGCGGTAGCGGGCTCGGCTGCGTTGCTCCAGAACATGGACAATACCCTCCTGTACTGGCCGGAGGGAATCCGTGCAATCTTGCTCGCCGGAGCGAGTCGGAACATCTCCGGACGCACCTGGCAGGAGGATCTCGGGTCCGATGGCGTCGACGGTACCGGGGCGCTCGACATAGATACGGCCAGACGGATCGCGCTCAATCGGCGATCCGAAGACGACTCCCCGACCTCCCGAGGATACGACGTCGGAAGTCTCAGTTCGAGCGATTTCGACGATCGAGGGCGCTCGAAGTTCGAGTACCGCGTTCGGGTGCCGAACCGACCTCACCAGACCCACGTCAAGGTCGCCCTCGCCTGGAACAGCGAGGTCACGACGAGGTCGGTCCTCGGCAATCGAGTGTTCCTCTCGTCGACGCTCGAGATGGATTACGATCTCCAGATATACGACGAGCACGATACCCTGATCGCGTGGAGCAGCTCGTGGGATAACAGCTACGAGATCGCCGAGTTCGACGCGGTCCCCGGCCAGACGTACACAGTGAAGATACGCGAGTGGTCGGGCAGCGGATCGTCGTGGTACGGAGTGGCCTGGACCGTCCACTAG
- a CDS encoding ZIP family metal transporter, translating to MVLLENLALVFVAGLVTALATGLGALPFFFVEDFSDRWNVALWGLASGIMVTVSVFGLVDEGLAYASSGFPTLMVAGLLTGAALVEVGDWLLDRVDVGDDDHDDQDHGREEPAHATAIGDDVKTDGAGHDHGDRALEAKAFAEGDLKTLVLILGILTIHSFPEGVAVGVSFAELGLDGGVSVLGFSIPLLAVFVTVAISIHNVPEGTAIAIPMRAMGLSKWRMVGAAIFSSLPQPIGAVIAYAFVSWAQAFLPFGFGFAAGAMVYLVATEFVPEALKTGNALPNGGYRELATGFGIGVLAMLPLTVL from the coding sequence ATGGTCTTGCTCGAGAATCTGGCTCTCGTCTTCGTCGCCGGACTCGTCACCGCCCTGGCGACGGGACTGGGGGCGCTCCCGTTCTTCTTCGTCGAGGACTTCAGCGACCGGTGGAACGTCGCGCTCTGGGGGCTCGCTTCGGGGATCATGGTGACCGTGTCGGTGTTCGGGCTCGTCGACGAAGGGCTGGCGTACGCCTCGAGCGGATTCCCCACGCTCATGGTCGCCGGATTGCTGACCGGGGCGGCCCTCGTCGAGGTCGGTGACTGGCTTCTGGACAGAGTCGACGTCGGCGACGACGATCACGACGACCAGGATCACGGCCGCGAGGAGCCGGCGCACGCGACCGCGATCGGCGACGATGTCAAGACCGACGGCGCCGGTCACGACCACGGCGATCGCGCACTGGAGGCCAAGGCCTTCGCCGAGGGCGACCTGAAGACGCTCGTGCTCATCCTCGGCATCCTCACGATCCACAGCTTTCCGGAGGGCGTCGCCGTCGGCGTCTCGTTCGCCGAACTCGGCCTCGACGGCGGGGTCTCGGTCCTCGGCTTCTCGATCCCGTTGCTGGCGGTGTTCGTGACCGTCGCCATCTCGATCCACAACGTTCCCGAGGGAACGGCGATCGCCATCCCGATGCGCGCGATGGGGCTCTCGAAGTGGCGCATGGTCGGCGCGGCCATTTTCTCCAGCCTACCCCAGCCCATCGGCGCCGTGATCGCCTACGCGTTCGTCTCGTGGGCCCAGGCGTTCCTCCCGTTCGGCTTCGGCTTCGCCGCGGGCGCGATGGTCTACCTCGTCGCCACGGAGTTCGTGCCCGAGGCGCTGAAGACCGGAAACGCGCTCCCGAACGGGGGCTACCGGGAACTCGCGACCGGCTTCGGGATCGGCGTCCTCGCGATGCTGCCGTTGACGGTGCTCTGA
- a CDS encoding METTL5 family protein, with product MGSRRDLARRLGRVDDFDEPSVDLEQYLTSPDLAASICHTAAMQGDLQDRPVVDLGTGTGMLALGARTADPSRIVGLDVDAAALAIARSNEHRLYEKAAIDWVRSDATRPPLSLTNATVLSNPPFGAQHDSAHGDRPFLNATSELASVSYTVHNEGSRSFVDAFAADAGASVTHAFAAELPVDRRFDFHTEDRSVLPVEVYRIEWP from the coding sequence ATGGGGAGCCGGCGAGACCTGGCTCGACGGCTGGGCCGGGTCGACGACTTCGACGAGCCATCGGTCGACCTCGAACAGTACCTCACTTCGCCGGATCTCGCCGCGTCCATCTGTCACACGGCGGCGATGCAGGGGGACCTGCAGGATCGGCCGGTCGTCGACCTCGGGACGGGAACGGGGATGCTCGCCCTCGGCGCGCGAACGGCCGATCCGTCCCGAATCGTGGGGCTCGACGTCGACGCGGCGGCGCTCGCGATCGCCCGGTCGAACGAGCATCGCCTGTACGAGAAGGCCGCGATCGACTGGGTCCGCTCCGACGCGACCCGACCGCCGCTTTCGCTCACGAACGCGACGGTCCTGTCCAATCCGCCGTTCGGCGCCCAGCACGATAGCGCCCACGGCGATCGGCCGTTCCTGAACGCGACGTCGGAGCTCGCGTCGGTCTCCTACACGGTGCACAACGAGGGGAGCCGATCGTTCGTCGACGCCTTCGCAGCCGACGCCGGTGCGTCCGTCACTCACGCGTTCGCCGCGGAGCTACCGGTCGACCGCCGATTCGACTTCCACACCGAAGATCGATCGGTCCTGCCGGTCGAGGTGTACCGAATCGAGTGGCCGTGA